ACATGTACCAAGACAATCCAAGCAGCGTACAGCAAGAGTTCATCTCAAGCAAGGCATACGAAGGACATCCCTACGCACGCCCTATTATCGGATTGCCGGAACACCTGAAAAACCCACGTTTGAGTAAGTTGATCGACTATTATAACGATTGGTACACTCCGGAAAACATGGTGCTCATCCTCGTTGGTAACGTAGATGCTAAACAAATCAGCGGACGTATCAACGCTACTTTCGGACGCCTGCAAGCTAAACCGACTCCCGAACGTAAAACTTATCCCGACCTTGAAATCAAAGGCCGTAAGCAATATAATGCAAAGATCGGTTATTATCCCAATGTATGCCTCGTATATAAAGGCGTACCTTCCGGACATCCCGATGAAAAGCCTTTGGATATCGCTATGTCTCTGTTGAGCAATAACAGCAACACCGGTACACTGGACAAGCTGACCATTGACGGTGAATTGACACAAGGATTTGCTTATTCAGACAGTCGTCGCGAACAAGGCCGTAATATCGTGCGTTGCATCCCTTTGTACGACGAAAACCAACGTCGCTTCGAATCAAATAAGAGTGCTGAAAAGAAAGCTCTGAAAGCTATTGAGAAAGTAGCTAACGGTGAATTTGAAGAATGGCAAATCAATTCTATTAAGAACAATATGTGTCGTGATTTCGACCGCAGAATGGAGTCTAACACTTACAAAGCACATATGTTGATGGATGCTTTCATCAGTGAAGAAGACCTGGGACAAGTTCTCAACTACAAAGATGAAGTAATGGCTATCACAACAGAAGATATCAAACGTGTTGCCAAGCAATACCTGACAAATGATTATCTTGCCATTTACATCGAAAAAGGAAAACTCGATAAGAGTACCAAAATTAAGAAACCGGGATATAAACCTATCGAACCTCCTGTAGGAAAACAATCACTGTATGCTACGCAATTCAAGAACATGCCAATCGGACAAGTAGATGAGAAGTTCATCAACTTCGCTGACGTACAAAGCAAACAATTGAACGACCGCTCTAAGATGTACTATACACAGAATCCGGAAAATAATGTATTCAGCTTAACACTGCGTTACGGTGTTGGTGAGCGCGAATTCCGCAAACTGGGTATCGCAGCAGACCTGATGAATAATGCAGGTATCATGGGTGCTTACGAGCCACAACAATTGAAAGAAGAGCTTGGTAAACTGAATGCTACTTGTGAAGTAAGTGCTAACAGCAACTATCTCTACATCACCATGGAAGGTTATGAAGAAACTTTGCCGCAAGCTTGCCAGCTCCTCGCCCGTCAGATTCTGATGCCGAAACTGGACGAAAAGCAGCTGAGCCGTATCAAAGGTTCCATGTTGGGTAGCCGTCAGCAACGCAAGGAAAACGTAAACGCTTTGTCCAGCGCACTTATGCAGTATATGATTTACCAGGATAAATCATCCTACATCGACGAACTGACAGACAAGGAAGTTTATGAATTACAGATTTCCGAGTTGACAGGTGACATCAACCGCGCAGCCAACTATGAAGCAGAAATCTTCTATTGCGGAACAATGCCTTTCGACAATGCTTATGAAGTTCTCAGCAAAAACCTGCCACTGGTTGCCAACGAAAAACCGACCACTTCACCGCAGGACAAACCTATGGCTACCGTAACGGAGAACACTGTTTACTTCCTGCCGAACTCTGATGCTGAACAGGCTCAAATCTACTTCTTCATGCCAATGGAGAAATTCGACAAGAAAGATGACGTGATTCGCGATGCATTCAATCAATACTTCTCTGGTGGTTTCAATGGATTGGTATTGGATGAAATCCGTGGAAAACGTTCTATGGCTTATTCAGCCGGAGCATATATCGGTACACCTTCATTGCCTGGCAACCCGACTTATCTGTTCGGTAACATCGGTACACAGAATGATAAAGCCAACGATGCATTGGATGTATTCATGGGGTTGATTACAGACATGCCAAAGAATGCTGACCGTATAGACAACATCAAGAGCTACATGCGCCAGGAGATGCTGACTACACATCCTTCTTTCCGTAACAAAGCCGAGTATATGAGATCATTGCAACGTGTAGGCTATAACGATGATCCTACCAAAGAGAATCTGCCTAAGGTTGATGCCCTGACTTTCGATGATATCGTAAAGTTCTACGAAGAAAATGTCAAAGGTAAACCATACTGTATCGGTATCATGGGTAACCCGAAAGATATCGACGTGAAGAAGCTGGAGAAATACGGCAAAGTAGTGAAACTGAATGAAAGAAAATTGTTCAACACGAAAGACGCAATGTTCTAACAAGAATCTCCTTTAATTAAAAAGAGGTTGTGTCAAAACTCTGGCACAACCTTTTTTATGCACAAAGCCCGGATTTTCCCAAGCCCAGGCTTTGTTATTACCCAAAGTTTATGTAACTTTAGGCATCATTTTTTTCGTTATGGCAAAGTTACATTTTCGTCCTTACATTCCCAACCAAACCGTTCTTTTTCCACAAAGAATTGATGAAAACATAGCTGCGGACGACCCTGTCCGCATAGTCAATGCAGTTGTTGATAATCTCAATCTTGATAATTTCAAGAAGCTTTATAAAGAAACGGGGCGCTCAGCTTATCATCCTAAAATGATGCTCAAGGTAATTATCTACGCTTACATGAATAATATCTATTCCTGTCGTAAAATAGAGAAGCTTCTTTTGCGTGACATTCATTATATCTGGCTTGCCGGTCATGAGCATCCGGATTTCATCACCATCAACCGTTTCCGTAACCGTGTAAAGGAGGAGATAAACAACGTTTTCACGCAGTTGGTTCTTGTCCTTGCCGATAAGGGTTTCATCAGTCTTGACGTGGAGTATATCGACGGTACCAAGATTGAGTCCAAAGCCAACAAATATACTTTTGTCTGGCGCAAGAGTGTTGAAAAGCACCGCACGAAGTTGCTGGACAAGATTCGTATCCTTCTGGAACAGGTGGACGAAGCCATTGCACAAGAGAACTCCGTAAAAGACACACCCGCCCAATTCACTCCCGCCATGCTCTCTGACATAGTGGATGAACTTAAAGAAGTCCTAGAACACCAGCCTGCGACAAAGGATAAGGAACAAAAGAAAGCCCTGCGCGAAAAGAAGAAACAGGTCAGGGAACTTGAAGGGTATCGTGACAAGCTGATGGAATACGACAATCACCTTGAAGTCCTTGGAGAACGTAATTCCTATTCCAAGACCGATCCTGATGCTACATTCATGCGTATGAAAGAAGACGCCATGAAGAACGGGCAGACCAAGCCCGGGTATAATTTACAAACAGGTACTGAAAACCAATTCATCATAGACTTCCGGCTGTTTCCCAACCCCACCGATACGCTGACCCTGATCCCTTTCTTCCACTCCTTCCAGCACCGCTATAACCGCTTACCGGGTATCGGTGTGGCAGACTCCGGTTACGGCTCGGAAGAAAATTACCGGTTCATGCAGGAAAACGGGATAGAGGCCTTTGTCAAGTACAACTACTTCCATAAAGAGCAGCGTCCCCGTTATACTCCCAACCCGTTCCATGCGGAAAGTCTCCATTACAATGCGGGGGAGGATTATTACGTTTGTCCGATGGGGCAGCGCATGAACCGTATAGGGACCAGACGTGACAAAACTGCAAGCGGATACATCACCGAAAGTGCACGTTATAAAGCACAAAATTGCGAGGGTTGTCCTTTGCGTGGCAGTTGCTTTAAAGCCCAGGGAAATCGTATTATAGAAGTCAATCACCGGTTAAACCAATACAAACGGCAGGCACGGGAAATATTGCTCTCAGAGGAAGGTATCAAGCATAGAGGCAGGAGGTGTATAGAACCGGAAGCTGTGTTTGGACAAATGAAATACAACATGGCATACCGCCGGTTCAGACATAAAGGAGAAGACAAGGTTACGATGGACTTTGCTTTCTTTGCTATAGCTTTTAATATCAAAAAAATGTGCGCTAAACTACTAAAAGCAGGAAAGGGAGGGACTGCACGCATTATATGTATTCTTATCAGAACAATTATGACGCAATATACGAGGAATATAGCCGCGTATTACCAAATTAGTGAAAAAAGAGTCGCATAGAGAAAAAAACATTTAAATATAAAAAAAGGAGATGTGCCTTAGTTTTGACACATCTCCTTTTCTTTTTCCATTCGCTTTTACAATTATTCAGTTTGTTCTTGGAACAAAATCTTTAATCCTTGTCTTTATCTTCTACTTCTGCCGCACTTCCCGAGAGAATAGGCAGACAGATATTATACTTCACAGCCAGAATACGTGTGACGAATACTGAAATACCGCCTGCCACCTGACATCCATATGAATGTATCCCGATAAGATCGCACATCCAGTAAACCGTACCGCCTACTACACACGCCATAGCATAAATCTCTTTTCGGAAAATCAGTGGAATTTCATTGATAAACACATCACGAATCACACCACCTGCAGCACCTGTAATACTACCCATAATGATAGCTACCCAGAACGGATATCCCAGTGCAATGCTTTTTCCCACACCGACTACTGTAAACAGTGCCAAACCAATGCTGTCGAATATAAAGAAAGTGTTATGCAAATGAATCAGATGTTTTCCAAAAAGAATCACCCACAGCAATGCCAATCCTGTACAAATCAAATAGATAGGATCTGTCATCCAGCCCGGAGTGACCCCCAACAGCACATCACGTATCGTACCGCCACCAATGGCAGTTACAAAACCTACCACGTACGCCCCGAACCAGTCGAACCGCTTTGCCGAAGCCAGCCTAATGCCACTGATGGCAAAAGCAAACGTACCTATAAAGTCGAGTATTTGAACAAATGTTGGCATAATAATCAATGATAAACGTTAAATGTTTAATGATTTATAATTGCTATTCATTAAATTTATTGGCAAAGTAACAAATAATTTCCCTAAGAAAACGTATTTTTGTCTCATCAATTTATATATAATGAAAATAACAATCGTATCGGGTGCACGCCCCAACTTCATGAAAATAGCTCCTATCACCCGGGCTATTAAAGCCGCACAGGAAGCTGGAAAGAAAATTTCATACCGTCTTATTTATACTGGACGGCAAGACGATACCAGTCTGGATGCCTCTCTGTTCTCTGATCTGGACATGAAGAAACCCGATGGTTATCTTGGAGTCAGCGGACATGACCAATCGGAAGTGACAGCTGCCATCATGCTTGCCTTCGAAAAGGAATTGAACACACATCCCGCCCAGGTAGTTCTTGTTGTAGATGACCTTACGGCCACCATGAGTTGTTCTATCGTTGCCAAGAAGCGCGGGCTGAAAGTCGCACACCTCATTGCCGGTACCCGTTCGTTCGATATGAATATGCCTCGCGAAGTGAACCGTACCATTGTAGACGCCATTTCCGACTATCTGTTTACCGCAGGTATGGTGGCTAACCGCAACCTGAATCAGGAAGGCATGATTCCCGAATACATCCACTATGTAGGTAATATTCTAATAGATACCGTCCGCTATAACCGTCACCGCCTGTTGCAACCCGTATGGTTCTCTACCATGGGCTTGAAAGGACACGGCTATCTATTACTCACTCTCAATCGTCACGAGTTGCTGAACAAAAAGAATGTGCTTAAATCTCTGATACAAACATTAGTGGATAAATCCGGAGGTATGCCCATCATTGCTCCGCTGCACCCATACGTGCAGAAAGCCATCAAAGTGCTGGAAATACCTGCACCCAACCTACACATTCTACCGCCTCAAAGTTACCTGCACTTCGGATATCTTATCAACCATGCCAAAGGTATCATCACAGATTCCGGCAACATTGCAGAAGAAGCTACTTTCCTTGATGTTCCCTGCATCACGCTCAACTCTTATGCCGAACATCCCGAAACTTGGCGTGTAGGTACTAATGAATTAGTGAACGAAGACCCCGTTGCATTTGCCGCCGTACTTGAAACGTTGATGCATGGCGAATGGAAACATACTACGTTACCTGACCGTTGGGACGGACGTACAGCGGAACGTATTGTGCAAACGTTGATTAATGGAGAATTAAAGTAACCTGATTGTTATATCCCATTTTCGTTAAAGCCTGTTGTCGCCATTGGAGCGCTTCAGGCATCAAAGGAGTATGATACAATTTACGGAGAGCTATAACTTGTGCTTCTTGTCCATCAGCAATTGTACACACTTCCTCAAAGCCTGGATCCGGAATCATCATCGAATTCACTAGACAATGTCCATGCCCTTTCATCAAAGAATATATCAACTTCAGTTTGATTCCTGTATTCTGGAAAGTCAGCAGTAAATGAATATGTGCAAAGACTATCAGAGAGTTCATTTCTTCCTGCAAAGGATTTGCGACAAGAGATACATTCGGAATTCTGGAAATTTTCTCCCGTAAATGCTTATCAGGATTTTTACCGGCAATAACCACCCGCATATTTATATCCAACTTAGGCAGCAAGTTGTCCAGAATATAATTAATCACTCGAACATTCTCAAGAACAGACAGATTTCCATGATATAGTATATACTTCTCATTCTCCGGACTTACATCCGTCACAGTTTCTACACTAATGTTATCAAAGAAACAAGGCAGACAATAAGTCGACACAAAAGGATATTTCTGAGTGAAATAAAGAGCATCCGTATTGGTAATAGCCAATATTTTATCAGCATACAGCAATACCCGTTCATAATGTTTCAATTTCCAAGCTTCCAAATAATAATAACATTTCTCGTACCAAGAAACACACGACTTCCCCAAAAAGTAATAATAATCATGCTCTACATTATGCATCCTCACCCATTTCTGTCTGTCTCTCAATAAAGGATTTGAGAGGAAATAACAGGTGTGCAGTCCTTCAAACAGAATTGGGGAATCATCCTCACACAAACGTTCCAGTAATAACTTACTTCTCCTACTGTAAACAATATAAGGACGAAAAGAAAACATAGAGCACCAACCTGTAAAGCGTTCATAATAATAGACGGCATCAACCACCTTAAGCAAATCAGGTTGCTCAGCCACCTCATACCTATATGTATGCAAAACAACCGAGCAGCCAGCTTCTTTCAGAGCCTTCAGTTTATAATACACATCTATCAACCCTCCATAATCAGGAGGGAACGGCACTTGAAAACTAACAACATGAAGTTTCATATATTACTCTTATAGTTAAGCTGTGACAAGATTTATTCATCCCTGCAAAGGTAACATAAAATCTAAAAAACAGCATCTTTTCCTTTACCTTGATATAAAAGAAGAGCGCATATAAACATTCCTCTTATTTCTTTAGATTATATTTACTTCTTATTTAATGGTAATTTGCTACCTTTGCAGCCTCATACTGACTTAAATATGAAACAACAATATACAACTATCATCCTTTTTCTGCTGTCACTATTTGTTGCACATAGTGCATCCGCACAGATAAAAGGTGTCGTTACCGACTCCCTAACCAACGAACCATTAATGTACATCACCGTTCAATACGAGGGGAAAGGTGTAGGTGCTATCACCAATGCCGAAGGAGAATATACAGTAGAAACCCGCAAAGGTTGGAATGAGCTTACATTCTCCGCCATCGGATATGTGACCAAGAAAGTCACACTAACTCCTAACACCAAAGTGCTGAACGTGAAGATGGCACCTGCCGACGTCATGCTCTCTGAAGTAGTGGTAAAACCTCAAAAAGAGAAATATTCCCGGAAAAACAACCCTGCCGTGGATTTCATGAGAAAAGTCATCGAAAATAAAAAAGGGCTGAAACTGGAAGCCAATGACTTCTATCAGTACCAGAAATATGAAAAGATGAAGATGTCCATGAACGACGTCACTCCAGAGAAGATGGAGAAAGGTATCTATAAAAAATTCTCATTCTTCAAGGACCAGGTAGAAATATCGCCCAAGACCAACAAGATGATTCTCCCTATTTCCATCAAAGAGACGTCTTCAAAAACCATCTATCGTAAAAGTCCCAAAAGCGAAAAGACTATTATCGAAGGTATGAATTCCAGCGGTATTGAAGAGTTCTTCAACACTGGAGATATGCTGGGAACCATTCTGACCGATGTATTCTCTGACGTCAATATCTATGATGACGACATCCGCCTGTTGCAACGCCGTTTCGTCAGCCCTATCGGACGAGGCGCTATCAGTTTTTATAAGTTCTATCTTATGGATACTATTATGGTGGACCGCCAGGAGTGTGTACACCTTACTTTCGTTCCACAGAACTCGCAGGACTTTGGTTTTACAGGACATCTCTATGTCGTGAAAGACTCCACCTATGCAGTGAAGAAATGTACCATGAACCTCCCTAAAAAGACTGGAGTCAACTTCGTGGACAATCTTGATATTGTGCAGCAGTTTGAACAGATGCCGGATGGCAACTGGGTACTGACAGATGACGACATGACTGTAGAATTACAATTCGTGAAAGGTTTGCAAGGACTTGAAGTACAACGTACTACCAAGTACAGTAACTACAAATTTGAAGATATAGAGCCCCGTCTTTTCCGCCTGAAAGGTAATGTCATCAAGGAAGCCAACATGCTTAACAAGAGCGATGAATACTGGGCTTCAGTACGCCAGGTTCCCCTCACCAAAAAGGAGAGTAACATGGACGTATTCATGAATCGCATTGAACAGATTCCAGGCTTCAAGTATGTTATCTTCGGTGCAAAAGCCCTGATAGAGAACTTTGTAGAAACAGGAAGCAAAAAGCACCCCAGCAAGTTCGACTTCGGTCCTATCAATACCAGTATCACAAGTAATTATGTAAACGGTACACGTTTCCGCCTCAGTGGTATGACTACCGGTAACTTCGACCCACACTGGAGTTTCAGCGGATATGGTGCTTATGGTACAAAAGATAAGAAATGGTTCTATAAAGGTCAGGCAGCCTACTCATTTAATAAGCGTGAGTATGTGTTATGGGAATTCCCAAAACATTATATCGCTTTCGATTACAGCTACGATGTCATGTCTCCGATGGACAAATACCTCTCAACAGATAAGGACAATATGTTTGTAGGCTGGAAGTGGACAAAGGTAGACCAAATGTCATATATGCGTGATGCTACCCTGACGTATGAGTTGGAAACGAATGCCGGTTTCTCCATCAAAGCTATGGCACGCCACCGCAATGACGAACCTGCCGGCGGTGTATTGCAATATTGGAAGAACGACGGCAACATAGCTGGTTCATGGGATGACACAAATACATTCGTCAAAGATATCACTACAACCGAGCTTGGCGTTACCCTACGTTATGCTCCGGGGGAAACATTTGTCAATACGAAGCAACGTCGTGTTCCGGTGTCTCTGGATGCCCCGATCTTCTCTCTTTCCCATACCATTGGTCTGAAAGGTGTGCTGGGTGGCGAATATAACTTCAATCTTACTGAAGCCAGTATCCGCAAACGTTTCTGGTTTGGCTCCTGGGGT
The nucleotide sequence above comes from Bacteroides intestinalis DSM 17393. Encoded proteins:
- a CDS encoding M16 family metallopeptidase is translated as MRRIINSIILLAIMAIALPSYGQGLKAFKLKNGLSVYIWEDNTKSDVYGIVACRTGSVNDPAEYTGLAHYLEHVMFKGTDKIGALDWATEKPLYDKIIAKYDEMADEADPVKKEAIAKEINELTVEAAKVSVSTEFMNLIESMGGKGLNAGTSFDVTYYHNSFPPYQINKWLEIYSQRMINPVFRTFQTELESVYEEYNMYQDNPSSVQQEFISSKAYEGHPYARPIIGLPEHLKNPRLSKLIDYYNDWYTPENMVLILVGNVDAKQISGRINATFGRLQAKPTPERKTYPDLEIKGRKQYNAKIGYYPNVCLVYKGVPSGHPDEKPLDIAMSLLSNNSNTGTLDKLTIDGELTQGFAYSDSRREQGRNIVRCIPLYDENQRRFESNKSAEKKALKAIEKVANGEFEEWQINSIKNNMCRDFDRRMESNTYKAHMLMDAFISEEDLGQVLNYKDEVMAITTEDIKRVAKQYLTNDYLAIYIEKGKLDKSTKIKKPGYKPIEPPVGKQSLYATQFKNMPIGQVDEKFINFADVQSKQLNDRSKMYYTQNPENNVFSLTLRYGVGEREFRKLGIAADLMNNAGIMGAYEPQQLKEELGKLNATCEVSANSNYLYITMEGYEETLPQACQLLARQILMPKLDEKQLSRIKGSMLGSRQQRKENVNALSSALMQYMIYQDKSSYIDELTDKEVYELQISELTGDINRAANYEAEIFYCGTMPFDNAYEVLSKNLPLVANEKPTTSPQDKPMATVTENTVYFLPNSDAEQAQIYFFMPMEKFDKKDDVIRDAFNQYFSGGFNGLVLDEIRGKRSMAYSAGAYIGTPSLPGNPTYLFGNIGTQNDKANDALDVFMGLITDMPKNADRIDNIKSYMRQEMLTTHPSFRNKAEYMRSLQRVGYNDDPTKENLPKVDALTFDDIVKFYEENVKGKPYCIGIMGNPKDIDVKKLEKYGKVVKLNERKLFNTKDAMF
- a CDS encoding IS1182 family transposase — encoded protein: MAKLHFRPYIPNQTVLFPQRIDENIAADDPVRIVNAVVDNLNLDNFKKLYKETGRSAYHPKMMLKVIIYAYMNNIYSCRKIEKLLLRDIHYIWLAGHEHPDFITINRFRNRVKEEINNVFTQLVLVLADKGFISLDVEYIDGTKIESKANKYTFVWRKSVEKHRTKLLDKIRILLEQVDEAIAQENSVKDTPAQFTPAMLSDIVDELKEVLEHQPATKDKEQKKALREKKKQVRELEGYRDKLMEYDNHLEVLGERNSYSKTDPDATFMRMKEDAMKNGQTKPGYNLQTGTENQFIIDFRLFPNPTDTLTLIPFFHSFQHRYNRLPGIGVADSGYGSEENYRFMQENGIEAFVKYNYFHKEQRPRYTPNPFHAESLHYNAGEDYYVCPMGQRMNRIGTRRDKTASGYITESARYKAQNCEGCPLRGSCFKAQGNRIIEVNHRLNQYKRQAREILLSEEGIKHRGRRCIEPEAVFGQMKYNMAYRRFRHKGEDKVTMDFAFFAIAFNIKKMCAKLLKAGKGGTARIICILIRTIMTQYTRNIAAYYQISEKRVA
- a CDS encoding trimeric intracellular cation channel family protein gives rise to the protein MPTFVQILDFIGTFAFAISGIRLASAKRFDWFGAYVVGFVTAIGGGTIRDVLLGVTPGWMTDPIYLICTGLALLWVILFGKHLIHLHNTFFIFDSIGLALFTVVGVGKSIALGYPFWVAIIMGSITGAAGGVIRDVFINEIPLIFRKEIYAMACVVGGTVYWMCDLIGIHSYGCQVAGGISVFVTRILAVKYNICLPILSGSAAEVEDKDKD
- a CDS encoding UDP-N-acetyl glucosamine 2-epimerase; the protein is MKITIVSGARPNFMKIAPITRAIKAAQEAGKKISYRLIYTGRQDDTSLDASLFSDLDMKKPDGYLGVSGHDQSEVTAAIMLAFEKELNTHPAQVVLVVDDLTATMSCSIVAKKRGLKVAHLIAGTRSFDMNMPREVNRTIVDAISDYLFTAGMVANRNLNQEGMIPEYIHYVGNILIDTVRYNRHRLLQPVWFSTMGLKGHGYLLLTLNRHELLNKKNVLKSLIQTLVDKSGGMPIIAPLHPYVQKAIKVLEIPAPNLHILPPQSYLHFGYLINHAKGIITDSGNIAEEATFLDVPCITLNSYAEHPETWRVGTNELVNEDPVAFAAVLETLMHGEWKHTTLPDRWDGRTAERIVQTLINGELK
- a CDS encoding glycosyltransferase family protein — its product is MKLHVVSFQVPFPPDYGGLIDVYYKLKALKEAGCSVVLHTYRYEVAEQPDLLKVVDAVYYYERFTGWCSMFSFRPYIVYSRRSKLLLERLCEDDSPILFEGLHTCYFLSNPLLRDRQKWVRMHNVEHDYYYFLGKSCVSWYEKCYYYLEAWKLKHYERVLLYADKILAITNTDALYFTQKYPFVSTYCLPCFFDNISVETVTDVSPENEKYILYHGNLSVLENVRVINYILDNLLPKLDINMRVVIAGKNPDKHLREKISRIPNVSLVANPLQEEMNSLIVFAHIHLLLTFQNTGIKLKLIYSLMKGHGHCLVNSMMIPDPGFEEVCTIADGQEAQVIALRKLYHTPLMPEALQWRQQALTKMGYNNQVTLILH
- a CDS encoding DUF5686 and carboxypeptidase-like regulatory domain-containing protein — encoded protein: MKQQYTTIILFLLSLFVAHSASAQIKGVVTDSLTNEPLMYITVQYEGKGVGAITNAEGEYTVETRKGWNELTFSAIGYVTKKVTLTPNTKVLNVKMAPADVMLSEVVVKPQKEKYSRKNNPAVDFMRKVIENKKGLKLEANDFYQYQKYEKMKMSMNDVTPEKMEKGIYKKFSFFKDQVEISPKTNKMILPISIKETSSKTIYRKSPKSEKTIIEGMNSSGIEEFFNTGDMLGTILTDVFSDVNIYDDDIRLLQRRFVSPIGRGAISFYKFYLMDTIMVDRQECVHLTFVPQNSQDFGFTGHLYVVKDSTYAVKKCTMNLPKKTGVNFVDNLDIVQQFEQMPDGNWVLTDDDMTVELQFVKGLQGLEVQRTTKYSNYKFEDIEPRLFRLKGNVIKEANMLNKSDEYWASVRQVPLTKKESNMDVFMNRIEQIPGFKYVIFGAKALIENFVETGSKKHPSKFDFGPINTSITSNYVNGTRFRLSGMTTGNFDPHWSFSGYGAYGTKDKKWFYKGQAAYSFNKREYVLWEFPKHYIAFDYSYDVMSPMDKYLSTDKDNMFVGWKWTKVDQMSYMRDATLTYELETNAGFSIKAMARHRNDEPAGGVLQYWKNDGNIAGSWDDTNTFVKDITTTELGVTLRYAPGETFVNTKQRRVPVSLDAPIFSLSHTIGLKGVLGGEYNFNLTEASIRKRFWFGSWGKLDITARAGAQWNTVPFPLLNLPMANLSYITQHNESFSIINNMEFLNDRYASLAITYDMNGKLFNRIPLIKKLKWRETFRIRGMYGTLTDKNNPYKSHNDELFLFPMRDGMPTSHVMGSTPYLEASVGIYNIFKLLHIEYVRRLTYTDIPGVKKGGIRFMILMIF